A DNA window from Nyctibius grandis isolate bNycGra1 chromosome 25, bNycGra1.pri, whole genome shotgun sequence contains the following coding sequences:
- the NECTIN1 gene encoding nectin-1 isoform X2 has protein sequence MSFYFIAGLQAQTVLVNDTVSGFIGTDVVLHCSFTNPFPNVKITQVTWQKATNGSKQNVAIYNPAMGVSILSPYKERVTFRNPSFKDGTIQLSRLELEDEGVYICEFATFPTGNRESQLNLTVLAKPTNRMEGTKRPLIAKSGRTEKILVATCTSSNGKPPSTVTWDTKLKGEAEFQEIRNNNGTITVISRYRLVPSREAHRQQLMCVVNYQLDRFTDSMTLNVQYEPEVTIEGFDGNWFLNRKDVKLICKSDANPPAHTYEWKLPNGTLPGSVEIQNNTIYFKGPVSYSVAGTYICEASNAIGTRSGLVEVNVTEFPYTPSPIDDRKSMVQPNIPTPVIGGIVGGVSLVLVVAVVLFVVLRRRRHTFKGDYSTKKHVYGNGYSKAGIPQHHPPMAQNLQYPDDSDDEKKPGPLGGSTYEDEDEDAGGERKLGGPNKYEEDAKRPYFTVDEGEAHPEPYDERTLGFQYDPEQLDIAENMVSQNDGSFISKKEWYV, from the exons ATGTCTTTCTATTTTATTGCAGGGCTGCAAGCTCAGACTGTCTTAGTCAATGACACAGTCTCGGGGTTTATCGGGACAGACGTGGTCCTGCACTGCAGCTTCACCAATCCGTTCCCCAATGTGAAGATCACGCAGGTCACGTGGCAGAAAGCCACGAACGGCTCCAAGCAGAATGTGGCCATCTACAACCCTGCCATGGGGGTCTCCATCCTCTCTCCCTACAAAGAGCGGGTGACTTTCCGGAACCCCTCCTTCAAAGACGGCACCATTCAGCTCTCTCGGCTAGAGCTGGAGGATGAGGGAGTTTACATCTGCGAGTTTGCTACCTTCCCAACCGGCAACCGGGAAAGTCAACTGAACCTCACTGTGCTGG CCAAGCCCACAAATCGGATGGAGGGCACCAAGCGGCCACTTATCGCTAAGTCTGGCAGGACAGAAAAGATCTTGGTAGCTACCTGCACCTCCTCTAATGGGAAGCCCCCCAGCACTGTCACCTGGGACACCAAGCTCAAAGGGGAAGCAGAGTTTCAGGAGATCCGGAATAACAATGGTACCATCACAGTGATCAGCCGGTACCGGCTGGTGCCGAGCCGGGAGGCCCACCGGCAGCAGCTCATGTGCGTGGTCAATTACCAGCTGGACCGCTTCACTGACAGCATGACCCTCAACGTGCAGT ATGAGCCAGAAGTCACTATTGAGGGCTTTGATGGCAACTGGTTTCTCAACCGGAAGGACGTGAAGCTGATATGCAAGTCTGATGCCAACCCCCCAGCTCACACCTATGAATGGAAGCT GCCAAACGGGACTCTGCCAGGGAGCGTAGAAATCCAGAACAACACCATCTACTTTAAAGGGCCTGTCTCCTACAGCGTGGCTGGCACCTACATCTGTGAAGCCTCCAACGCCATCGGTACACGGTCAGGCTTGGTGGAAGTCAATGTCACAG AATTTCCCTACACCCCGTCTCCAATCGATGATCGCAAATCCATGGTGCAGCCGAACATCCCCACACCGGTGATTGGGGGCATAGTGGGAGGAGTCTCGCTGGTCCTGGTGGTGGCCGTGGTGCTCTTTGTGGTGCTCCGCCGCCGGCGTCACACCTTCAAGGGTGACTACAGCACAAAGAAGCACGTGTACGGCAATGGCTACAGCAAGGCTGGCATCCCGCAGCATCACCCTCCCATGGCCCAAAACCTCCAGTACCCCGACGACTCGGATGACGAGAAGAAGCCGGGCCCGCTGGGCGGCAGCACCTACGAAGATGAGGACGAGGATGCGGGAGGCGAGCGCAAGCTGGGCGGCCCCAACAAATACGAGGAGGATGCTAAGCGGCCTTACTTCACGGTAGACGAAGGGGAGGCGCACCCCGAACCTTACGACGAAAGGACACTCGGCTTCCAGTACGACCCCGAGCAGCTCGACATAGCCGAGAACATGGTCTCACAGAACGACGGatcttttatttccaaaaaggAGTGGTACGTGTAG
- the NECTIN1 gene encoding nectin-1 isoform X1, with protein sequence MASRLQTSCRASWWTIGVCILAAALLPGLQAQTVLVNDTVSGFIGTDVVLHCSFTNPFPNVKITQVTWQKATNGSKQNVAIYNPAMGVSILSPYKERVTFRNPSFKDGTIQLSRLELEDEGVYICEFATFPTGNRESQLNLTVLAKPTNRMEGTKRPLIAKSGRTEKILVATCTSSNGKPPSTVTWDTKLKGEAEFQEIRNNNGTITVISRYRLVPSREAHRQQLMCVVNYQLDRFTDSMTLNVQYEPEVTIEGFDGNWFLNRKDVKLICKSDANPPAHTYEWKLPNGTLPGSVEIQNNTIYFKGPVSYSVAGTYICEASNAIGTRSGLVEVNVTEFPYTPSPIDDRKSMVQPNIPTPVIGGIVGGVSLVLVVAVVLFVVLRRRRHTFKGDYSTKKHVYGNGYSKAGIPQHHPPMAQNLQYPDDSDDEKKPGPLGGSTYEDEDEDAGGERKLGGPNKYEEDAKRPYFTVDEGEAHPEPYDERTLGFQYDPEQLDIAENMVSQNDGSFISKKEWYV encoded by the exons GGCTGCAAGCTCAGACTGTCTTAGTCAATGACACAGTCTCGGGGTTTATCGGGACAGACGTGGTCCTGCACTGCAGCTTCACCAATCCGTTCCCCAATGTGAAGATCACGCAGGTCACGTGGCAGAAAGCCACGAACGGCTCCAAGCAGAATGTGGCCATCTACAACCCTGCCATGGGGGTCTCCATCCTCTCTCCCTACAAAGAGCGGGTGACTTTCCGGAACCCCTCCTTCAAAGACGGCACCATTCAGCTCTCTCGGCTAGAGCTGGAGGATGAGGGAGTTTACATCTGCGAGTTTGCTACCTTCCCAACCGGCAACCGGGAAAGTCAACTGAACCTCACTGTGCTGG CCAAGCCCACAAATCGGATGGAGGGCACCAAGCGGCCACTTATCGCTAAGTCTGGCAGGACAGAAAAGATCTTGGTAGCTACCTGCACCTCCTCTAATGGGAAGCCCCCCAGCACTGTCACCTGGGACACCAAGCTCAAAGGGGAAGCAGAGTTTCAGGAGATCCGGAATAACAATGGTACCATCACAGTGATCAGCCGGTACCGGCTGGTGCCGAGCCGGGAGGCCCACCGGCAGCAGCTCATGTGCGTGGTCAATTACCAGCTGGACCGCTTCACTGACAGCATGACCCTCAACGTGCAGT ATGAGCCAGAAGTCACTATTGAGGGCTTTGATGGCAACTGGTTTCTCAACCGGAAGGACGTGAAGCTGATATGCAAGTCTGATGCCAACCCCCCAGCTCACACCTATGAATGGAAGCT GCCAAACGGGACTCTGCCAGGGAGCGTAGAAATCCAGAACAACACCATCTACTTTAAAGGGCCTGTCTCCTACAGCGTGGCTGGCACCTACATCTGTGAAGCCTCCAACGCCATCGGTACACGGTCAGGCTTGGTGGAAGTCAATGTCACAG AATTTCCCTACACCCCGTCTCCAATCGATGATCGCAAATCCATGGTGCAGCCGAACATCCCCACACCGGTGATTGGGGGCATAGTGGGAGGAGTCTCGCTGGTCCTGGTGGTGGCCGTGGTGCTCTTTGTGGTGCTCCGCCGCCGGCGTCACACCTTCAAGGGTGACTACAGCACAAAGAAGCACGTGTACGGCAATGGCTACAGCAAGGCTGGCATCCCGCAGCATCACCCTCCCATGGCCCAAAACCTCCAGTACCCCGACGACTCGGATGACGAGAAGAAGCCGGGCCCGCTGGGCGGCAGCACCTACGAAGATGAGGACGAGGATGCGGGAGGCGAGCGCAAGCTGGGCGGCCCCAACAAATACGAGGAGGATGCTAAGCGGCCTTACTTCACGGTAGACGAAGGGGAGGCGCACCCCGAACCTTACGACGAAAGGACACTCGGCTTCCAGTACGACCCCGAGCAGCTCGACATAGCCGAGAACATGGTCTCACAGAACGACGGatcttttatttccaaaaaggAGTGGTACGTGTAG